In Senegalia massiliensis, a genomic segment contains:
- the csrA gene encoding carbon storage regulator CsrA, with protein sequence MLILTRKKNESIMIGDNIEIVVTDIQDGKVKLGIKAPKNIDIHRKEIYVDIQNENKVAADGKIDFDSLKNLF encoded by the coding sequence ATGCTAATATTAACGAGAAAGAAAAACGAAAGTATAATGATAGGTGATAATATAGAAATAGTGGTAACAGATATACAAGATGGTAAAGTGAAATTAGGGATAAAAGCTCCTAAAAATATAGATATACATAGAAAAGAAATCTATGTTGACATTCAAAATGAAAATAAAGTTGCTGCAGATGGAAAAATAGATTTTGATAGCTTAAAAAATTTATTTTAG